The Thunnus thynnus chromosome 22, fThuThy2.1, whole genome shotgun sequence genome includes a window with the following:
- the LOC137174822 gene encoding M1-specific T cell receptor beta chain-like: MTSPVFAFYLTCLFLVEMAQMTDVKFSSSVRQDSGFISANVGDEVTLQCFYEGVVSRLYWYKQILGQKPRLISTFYNYESNGTFHNELKNNPRFTLDNENKKNHLKITDLHISDSATYYCISSYSYSYEFLESIIVNVKGSGLNIEASVHQSASESIQPGDSVTLNCVVHTGTCDDGEHSVYWFKNSEESHPGIVYTHGGRNDQCERNSNTQTHTCVYNLPMKSLDLSHNGTYYCAVASCGQILFGNVTTLDIEYEVDSLVLVYFLSGALAFTTILSVLLAFSVYKMNKRNSCQSEPQHGFAAPSTADAEGNQDSDNLHYAALNANVANRSRRVRNNTKNECVYSSVKM; encoded by the exons ATGACATCTCCAGTGTTTGCTTTCTATCTCACATGTCTGTTCTTGGTGGAAATGG CTCAGATGACTGATGTGAAATTCTCCTCATCTGTTCGTCAAGATAGTGGTTTTATATCAGCTAATGTTGGTGATGAGGTGACTTTGCAATGTTTCTATGAAGGTGTTGTTTCAAGGCTTTACTGGTATAAGCAAATTCTGGGGCAGAAACCAAGGCTCATCTCCACCTTCTACAACTACGAAAGTAATGGCACTTTTCATAATGAATTGAAGAACAATCCACGTTTCACACTGgataatgaaaacaagaaaaatcacTTGAAGATCACAGATTTGCACATCTCAGACTCAGCTACTTACTACTGCATAAGTAGCTATTCATACTCGTATGAATTTTTAGAGAGCATTATTGTCAATGTAAAGGGTTCAGGTTTGAACATTGAAGCTTCGGTCCATCAGTCGGCATCTGAGAGCATCCAGCCAGGAGACTCTGTGACTCTGAACTGTGTAGTACACACTGGGACCTGTGATGATGGAGaacacagtgtttactggttcaAAAACTCTGAAGAATCTCATCCAGGAATCGTTTACACACATGGAGGCAggaatgatcagtgtgagaggaacagcaacacacaaacacacacctgtgtctaCAACTTGCCAATGAAGAGTCTGGATCTTTCACATAATGGGACGTACTACTGTGCTGTCGCCTCATGTGGACAGATACTATTTGGAAACGTGACAACGTTGGACATTGAGT ATGAGGTGGACTCTCTTGTCTTGGTATATTTCTTGAGTGGAGCTTTGGCGTTCACCACCATCCTCAGTGTTTTATTGGCTTTCTCAGTGTACAAGATGAACAAGAGAAACAGCTGCCAGTCAG AGCCTCAACATGGATTTGCAGCTCCGTCCACAGCAGATGCAGAG GGTAACCAAGACTCAGACAACCTCCATTATGCTGCTTTAAATGCTAATGTGGCAAACAGATCAAGAAGAGTGAGGAACAACACCaagaatgaatgtgtgtactcCAGTGTAAAGATGTAG
- the LOC137174823 gene encoding immunoglobulin kappa light chain-like, producing MTPPYFALFCTCLFVVNSAHMTSLKQPSIRFESANVGERVTLQCFCRDNVAVMLYWYKQTPGQKPKLVTTFYRHNKVNTFHDEFKDNPRFSLDTENNTHHLMISFLRISDSATYYCVSSNLYDFEFVEGTALNVKGSGLNIQALVHQSASESIQPVTLNCTVHTGTCDDGEHSVYWFQNSEESHPGIIYTHGGRNDQCERNNNTQTHICVYNLPMKSLNLSHAWTYYCAVASCGQILFGNKTKLDFEHEVDLLPLVHFLSGALAFTTVLVVLLALTVCIMKRNCQCTDSTFSATSTPNAELGQDAENLHYAALRDHKAKRSRRQQDDHWSECVYSTVKQ from the exons ATGACGCCTCCatactttgctttgttttgcaCATGTCTGTTTGTGGTGAATTCAG CTCATATGACATCTTTAAAACAACCATCTATACGTTTTGAATCAGCTAATGTTGGGGAACGTGTGACTTTGCAATGCTTTTGTCGAGATAATGTTGCAGTGATGCTTTACTGGTACAAGCAAACTCCGGGACAGAAACCAAAGCTGGTGACTACGTTCTACAGGCATAACAAAGTTAACACTTTTCATGATGAATTCAAGGACAATCCACGTTTCTCATTGGATACTGAAAACAATACCCATCACTTGATGATCTCATTTTTGCGCATTTCAGACTCAGCTACTTACTACTGCGTCAGTAGCAATTTATATGACTTTGAATTTGTAGAGGGCACTGCTCTCAATGTAAAGGGTTCAGGTTTGAACATCCAAGCTTTGGTCCATCAGTCGGCATCTGAGAGCATCCAGCCAGTGACTCTgaactgtacagtacacactggGACCTGTGATGATGGAGaacacagtgtttactggttcCAAAACTCTGAAGAATCTCATCCAggaatcatttacacacatggagGCAggaatgatcagtgtgagaggaacaacaacacacaaacacacatctgtgtCTACAACTTGCCAATGAAGAGTCTGAATCTTTCTCATGCTTGGACGTACTACTGTGCTGTCGCCTCATGTGGACAGATACTATTTGGAAATAAGACCAAGCTTGACTTTGAGC ATGAGGTGGACCTTCTTCCCTTGGTGCATTTCTTGAGCGGAGCTTTGGCGTTCACCACAGTCCTGGTTGTTTTACTGGCTCTCACAGTGTGCATAATGAAGAGAAACTGCCAATGTACAG ACTCAACATTTTCAGCGACGTCTACTCCTAATGCAGAG TTAGGTCAAGATGCAGAAAACCTTCATTATGCTGCTTTAAGGGATCACAAGGCCAAAAGATCAAGAAGACAGCAGGACGACCACTGGAGTGAATGTGTGTACTCCACTGTAAAGCAGTAG
- the LOC137174533 gene encoding uncharacterized protein, whose translation MKTFTLITALSLCSISWISVSVSESQVVEVQSGEEVTLHCINRLIYGSVAFWFRLVNRTKINCISVMIRSGSEAELCDGFQKGKFEMSSNISTVSLNIKQVDSSDYGLYFCGFYTSGRPVFTVIYLNVAGSDDGSHDNMDHTSKKECDETTKLTSVMLGGLTVFLVMVIIGLLVKVRKLKTAATEGQNSLVNKNLDSDQLKDTALTLYSTTIRSRRPASQREVDTHVIYAACRQTRRNNSNSSE comes from the exons ATGAAGACCTTTACCTTGATAACTGCTTTAAGTCTCTGCAGCATTA gctggatCTCTGTCTCAGTGTCTGAGTCTCAGGTTGTGGAGGTCCAGTCTGGTGAAGAAGTCACACTGCATTGCATCAATAGATTAATATATGGCTCTGTGGCTTTCTGGTTCAGACTTGTTAACAGAACCAAGATCAACTGTATCTCTGTTATGATCAGATCTGGCAGCGAAGCTGAACTCTGCGATGGCTTTCAGAAGGGAAAATTTGAAATGAGCTCCAACATCTCTACTGTCTCTCTGAACATCAAACAAGTGGATTCATCAGACTATGGACTGTATTTCTGTGGATTCTACACAAGTGGCCGTCCAGTTTTCACTgtgatatatttaaatgttgcaG gcAGTGATGATGGATCACATGATAACATGGACCACACATCTAAAA AAGAGTGTGATGAAACAACAAAGTTGACGAGTGTGATGCTGGGTGGTCTGACTGTTTTCCTTGTAATGGTCATCATTGGTCTGCTGGTTAAAGTCAGGAAACTTAAGACAG CTGCCACTGAAGGGCAGAATTCACTAGTGAACAAG aatcTGGACTCTGATCAGCTGAAGGACACAGCACTGACTTTGTATTCAACAACAATAAGAAGCAGGAGGCCTGCATCACAGAGAGAAGTGGACACTCATGTTATTTATGCTgcctgcagacagacaagaagaaacaacagcaacagctcaGAGTGA